Part of the Xiphophorus couchianus chromosome 2, X_couchianus-1.0, whole genome shotgun sequence genome, CTAATCTAGAACTgctctgatgttttatttattatttccacTTCCTGCTGGATCGTCCTGCTTCCTGCAGGATGAAGATGCTTCTGGAGACGGTTGTGGAGGTAAACAGCATTTTGGTACATAGAAGATCAAgagtagaaccagaaccagaacccaatgctctgctctgattggctcttcctgtctctctgtgctctgattggctcttccTGTCTCCCTGCAGCGCCAGTCAGCTGTGATGCGTTTAAGAACTGTCTGATGCGTTTCCCGCCGACCTCTGAGTGCTTTGGCAACATCAACGCGTTCTTCAAGGAGAACGGCATCTCCCCCCCCCAGCTGCCCCACATGCCCCGCCCCCCCACCCGGCTCTCTGACCTCACCAGCTACCTGCCCCCGCTGCCCTCTCTGTCCCCGGAGCTGCGCCACGAGTTCTCCCAGATCCGGCTGACCCGGGTCCCGCGGAGCGTCGCCCAGAGCCTCACCCAGCTGTTGCCCGGCGGGGCCGCAGGGGACCCGGAGGCCCCAGTGGGCCCCGGCCTCTCCGGCCTGGCCCACAGCCTGTCCTCCATCCCGGAGAAGCTGACCCAGCTGCCCAGCAGAACCCAGCAGAGCTTCCTGAACATCTGGAACCGCCTCAACAGCCTCATGCCACAAGATGCCtaagaaccggaaccagaacagGAAGCAGCCGGACTTAGAACTCACCCACTTCCTGCGGCACCCCCCGGTTccccctcctcatcctcagccGACCTCCCCCTGTCCCTCCCCCCCCACCCTGCCCAACGTGCCGTCCTACCCCCGCCTGCTGCCCATCGCCAGCCCACCGCGCCCGATCTCCGGCCTCGCTAACCCCGCCTTCTTCATCGAGGAAGACTCAGACGGTCCTGCAGGTGAAGCCGCCTCAGGGGTCCAGGTGTAACTGCAGCAGGTTAGGGTTGGAGGCCGGCCCGGCTCCTGCTGAAACAAACTGAGGAACAAAGCAGCAAATCAACTGAAAACctttcaaaatgtcagaaactACAGCAGGATGTCCAAACCGGCAAATTTAAACTATTGGCAGGTCGAAAAATCCTTCAAATTAATCTGAATATcattaaagatccaaaacataaacaggGCTGCTGccttattaaaaagaaaaactatttttatgtcatcatttattctctattttgttggacaaacaaaatcatttcatgGTACACCAATGGCCCTCGGCCCACAGTTTGGACACCCTGAAGTAGAAAAACGAAGCAGAGACATTTTTCGAAAAAGGTTACagatattatttctttttagtcGTTCTGTAGAGACGCAGCAGAAGTTTGGCCTTCATAATAAACTAAAGCAGCTTCAGGTCAGTTCAGGATTAACGGGATTATTAACGGGATTAAAACGCTTCCTGCAGTCGGTGCATcacattttaactgaaaacttCAAATAAGCTTCGTTTTGATGCCGCCTGGATTAGATGAGCCTAGGAAtatattttcagtctgaaatgtttgtttgtttgggtttgttAAAAACCCGACCAGAACCGGGTCTGGGTCAGGTGCCAACTCTCTGTATGGAACCAGAACCATGTTGGTCGGCTCAGCCTGGATGACCCGGCAGAACCGggtctctgagctgcagctgcacaaATCCTTCATGTGTTCATCAGGAAGACATGAAGCAGGAGCACCTGAGTGAGATCCCTCGTTACAAAGttcgttcattcattcattcattcattcattcattcattcattcattcattcattcattcattcattcattcagactaaaaagtgaaactttatatcagcagacagaaataaatttgttattttccaACAATATTTCAGTTTCACCTGAACGTCTCTGTGGTCCAACAGAGCCGAGCCTCAGCCTCCGGCCCGCGGTGAGCGTGGAGGATGTCGACCAGGagggaggagcagcaggaggaggaagaggaggaggaggagcagcaggaggtgcaggaggaggaggtgatgaGAGCAGCAGCCTGGCCCTGGACCCAAAGCTCAGCACCCTGACGGTCCCCGTGGCCCCGGCAGGAGGCCGCCAGAGGTGAGGCGCCTGCAGACGGATTTCCCCGGGTTTGACTCGTTCAGTTCTAGATTTGAAAGAAAGCCGCTCTTCCTCTTCTGGAGTTTAACGGAGGACTTTGGATCAGTTTTTCTGATcagtttcatctgttttctatGCAGCTGTGCTGATAAAACGATCTGAAGCTGAATCTGGATCTTCACTGAAACATTGTGTTCTTTCTCTCCTCGCATGCTTGCGCTCACAGTAGAGGAGATAAAGAGTAAGGAAGCTGCATGGGAGCTCACTCTGTCAGCTGTTAGATTTCCATCAACGTTGCATAAATTCACAGAATCGGTGAATGGAAGTGAAACGTTTTGATCCAAAAGGCGATGAGTTTATTCCAGAAAACCACCTCTAAAGGATtctctgataaaaataaaatgtgtgattttggaCAGAGACGTTTCATGCTGTTGCCTCCTGCACTGCCCCCTGCTGTCCGTCTTCTGGCTCTGCGGTTTTGTTCTGCAGAAACAATCCAAACGTTTTGATTTCATCTGATCTAATCTGGACGAAACGATGCGCACAAGCAGCGTTGGGCCGAGTTGATGCAGAACTGATGCTTGTTGCTGCGGCAACTTCTCTGTACGGCTTTCTGCTTCTTCCTCCTGTAagctcatcttcatcatcattaaTAAAACCTGCATGGCACGCTGTGCATCCTCTCTGTGTCTGATGCATGATCTGCTTGGTGCATGGCTCTGAGTGTTAACTCCATGTTTTCTGCCCTTACTCGACCTCTGATCcactctgacctctgacctttgacccttgtTCGTCCACAGCGGTGGGAGGAAACGCCCGACCGTCTGGACCAAGACGTAAGCCCAACAGCCACTTCCTGTGCTGTTTGTATTTGAATTAAGTTGTGAATTAATTTAGTTAATTCATCCTGGTTGGGATTCTGTTCTCACTCAaggtttttagaaaataaatcctttaaaCTCAATTAATTCACAGAGGGCAGAAACTCCTAGTGAGATAGCATTGTATTGTTGCCAGTGGTCTGTATGTCCTCCAGGACCTTGTCAGTGTTGGAGCATGCAGCGACCTTTGGCCTTTCGCTATGCAGGGTTTGCTCTAAGACGTTGACGGAAGGAGGCAGATTTAATCTGTTGATGGTCCAGATTAACGCTGAGgctaatcacattttttttttacccctccagggggtcttttgtgggctctagagtccctttttacaaagtaggctgacaggaaagggggaaggagaggagggaagacatgcagtaaacgtcgctgggtccgggagtcgaacccacgactgccgtgtcgaggacttgaggcctccaaatgtgggttgCGCtgaccgctacgccaccacggcacgcccagctaatcacattttcatcaaaGGCAAACGAAACAAGCAgctttttcaatttaaaaacactttttgctgctaaattattgaataaatgtcaATCTGAGctcagcagcagattatttataatttttaatcttCATCAGATTGGACCAAAGTTCATCTTTCCAGATGATTGTGGATCTTCTTTACGAATCTGGACTGTGGAAGCTaacattagcgttagctgctacatgtttagcattgagatgctattttaggctagctTAGCttctgataggctaactccttttagcacaacttgaacagtACAGCAGTCTTTTCCAGCACCAGATTCttctgcagcagaaatgaaGCCAGTGGGTCGATAGCAGCGGCTCCTGTTAGCTGTTAGCGGATGTAGCTGTGCTTCAGATTTATTGGCGTACTAGAAACACAATACAAAAGTTTAGTCAGGACTTCTGTAAAAGACGCGATTAATTGTGCTGAAATCTTTAACCTAATTAATCTAATGTAATGTGTTAAAGTCCCGGCTCTAatccagatgttctggttctgctgaaaCTTGACCCATGTTCTGTTTTGATGGAAGCATCACACTAGAGCTGTCAGTGTAACCAAAGAATAGAATTTAGTCGGGTTCAGATAGCAGTTTACTATCaaccagttttgtttattacaaATTTCTGGACTGAAATACATCCAACTTCATCTCAACTCAAATCTTAGAGTGAACAACATTCACTGTAACAGGGTCCTtggtagagagagaaaaaacaaagaagctggccagcaaaaaaaacaaaagttcataTAGAGCTCtatatttgtatgtgtgtgtctggtgcATACAAATGAAAAAGGTTGTCTTGACTGGGATAGGGACCCAGAATGATGATGGCAGCCGGTGTCCACAAACACGAAATATTCAGCagcctctccttcctcctctgcagCCACGGAGGCCCAAAGTTCCTCTCACAACTATGCAGGGAAACATCATATGGGCATCAAAGTTAGGCGATATGTAGAAGCCAGGCTGAGACTAGCATGtctctgctctgcagcagctctgaacTCTAAAGCCCGGGAATTCCCCTAGCAACTGCAGTCGGAATGCTGCCGTAAAGTAATGTCGTTCCGTTCTCTTAAAGGGACACTAcccataaagtaaaaaaatacagaaaagcaaaataacacAGTACAAATACAGCAGGGTTACATCAGCACTTTATTTAGGAGGAATTTTCCTTCCTTAATATCAATGTAATTACGTTGCCAATAGCAACAGGCTAATCTAGGGCTGTTCCACACACTTACCTGAGCCGTGAGGTGAGGATCAGGACTCACCTGTTTTATCCTGAACGTCACCAGCAGAAACCTGCAGGTCCAGAGcgaagatgatgatgaagaagtCAGCATACCGGTCCGAGCCTGGCCCAGTGAGTCCAGTCTGCCCAGCGCCAACGGCATGTAAGAGCATTCAACCGCCGGTTCATCCAACCACACATCCAACCGCCTGCACATCCATCATGCAGCAGAGGTTTGGCTATGAATAGCTAGAAATAATTGCTGAGAGCAGTTATCAATAAAACtagtcattttaaatgactgGGCTCCACCTGATAATCAATATCTGACAGTTGAGTCTGAGTTATTGTTTCTCAGCCTGCTAGGTTTAGGGTTTATGAAAATGAAGGCCTCAGCCGGATCAGGAGCAtcaactcattttcattttgggccacattaaaaatctgaatgtccTTAAAGGGACGCTTGTGCCAGAATCTATTGATAAAACCCGTTagactgttaaaatatcaataaacatctgtttttctcttaaaatgaaatgatattaaacatattttcatactgatcagtccatccaggattttgtgattatttttgcagtgttaagTTATATAatgttaaatgtgacatttcttTAATCGCCCAAAGTTTCTGGTCAATTGAGACAAatctgcagtaaaatcagaaaaaaaatgtggggTCTGTTGATTTTGCAGATtcgtgaaaaactggagggatttattgatgtaacttagagtctaaagggccacataaaaagctacggtgggccagatttggcccctgggccttgagtttaacatgtgttgaggaaaaatgattatttttagtgcttaatacagttaatcttacgacatgtgtaaaaggtatattcaacactcttatttggaacagttttctgttgagcatttgGGATTGAGCAGAGgagcaggcattcagacaaacCGGGGCCAAAATGCAGATCACTCAATGGAGTCTCCCCACTGTGAGGCCGGGCCAtaggaggccataaaattagcattcccgGCAATGCagagagactttagatttcacaggtatctgtgagatTGTATCTCAGgtcgttctgtactcagaatgaccgaGGGAGCCACGGGGGGTCAGGGCCAGCGATCTGCTCTTTTGTCTCAGTAGAAGGCAGATGGTCCTTTGATCTTTGTGTAGATCagggggagtttccaagtttctctgagtgcttatgggagtttccagttggtcaacaggaggaacgccttgagtgcataaattaaatagagaaaCACCTCTTTACTATAAGATTTCGTGTCAGGAGAGAAAATGCAGAGAGCGGCcaccattttgcctttttacatcggctctctccaaagacgtctttgctaTTTTGTtcgtctttgctttttgtgtttgtctgtcttcccctttgtctgtctttatttttatgagaaaaatgcatatctctgttcctctgcagctttgttgttgatagctttgtatgagattaaactctgtgatctgtgacgtcaacacgcagTGTTGTGGTTTCACTTTAGCGCACGCCGCCGCCCGCTGAGGATCCGGGAAGATTAaggaggaaagagccaaacgttttgtccaaagttaacattaaattatcctcttttttaCACATGTGAGCTAGATGCTACATGTGTTTggaataaaagcattttatttattaaccacAAGAATTCAGTTAAATACTTTATTCAACACACTTGTTAAGTcagtgagaaaaagaagaaagaatgaTTAAACTAATAAACTATTGCATAATAAACATAACACCTAAGTTATTTCTAGATGTTTTATCTCTGCCTAGAAACAACCTCCTACTGGACAAGGTTAGCTTCGCGCCACCAGCTAGCCTGTGCAGCGAACAGGCTAGCTGGTGGTGAGTTTCTGCCGGGAAATGAGGATGAATTTAGTTCTGCAGAATTCTGAATAAAACCGGGATCAGGAATTCAGGAATTATTCCTAAATACAGTCACAGCAACAAGGAGCAGCGAGCTTGGTGTTGCTCTGCTGGGAACAACCGGAGCTTACGCCGCGCAAGGCTGGGCGAGAGTCACAGGCCATTCcttcatccatctatccatctatcccTCCATCCCGTGCTGGTTTTCCTCTTGTCCTCCAGGCTGAGGGAGCGCCCAGCGTCCGCTGCCAGTCAGACCAGTCAGACCAGTCAGACCAGTGCTGTGGTCAGTGAGCGACTCCAGGAACTGGTCAGGATGTTCAAAGAGAGAACGGAGAAAGCCAAAGAGATGCTGATCGACCCAGACAGCTCCGACGAAGAGAGCGTCATCACCGGTGAGTcttcctccacacacacacacccacacacaccagACGTTCAGACATCTGGAAAGTCCTGGAAAGTCCTGGAAAGTCTGCAggttcctctgctgcagcatttCAGGCCCAGCTGAACTGAGCAGTAGATTCAGAACAGGTTCGTGTTTGTTGGAGATCAGCTTTTCTCAGCTTGCCGGGTCGGATCGGATCAGATCGGGTCGGGTCGGTGGGTCCAGATTTCTGACCCTGAGCTTTTGACCCCTGGGTTTCCTGGGGTCAAAAGTCAAGAAGTCCAAATCCAGTGGGGTAGATGAGGATGGGGGGGGGGCAGACAGATGAGCAGTGAAGGTGTTCCCCTAGGGCGGGGGAGCGTGCAGCAGGACGCTCCGCCCTTATTTGGTCCTTCTGGTCAGCCGGCTCCAGACGAATTTAACAGGGATGGCACCAGCTTATTCTGGGGGGGGAATTAATCTACGTAGCAATATTAGtcgagtaaaagaaaaaggtacagcgcagtaaaactactcttaTAAATaccattttttccaaaaaagttactcaactGAATGCAACAAGTACTACCCACTTTTGAACATAAACAACACCATCAGTAGCCTACAGGCTACTAGTTAACTAGCTTAAGGTCCTATACTggtattagctagtcatcttttagctaacattacttGCATCCAACAGCTTAACTCAACTCAGTCGGTTAGTTTGGGGGGAAAGTGTGCAAAGTTCTTTGCGTTTTACGGGTTTGCTTCCCTGATTCTAACACACCTGTGCAGttctgcacagcagcaggtcTTCGTCTGTAAACTCAGCGCTAGCATCTTAGCGCTCATGTTGCGTTTAAAGGCGTTATGACATGTTAACAACgattaaaaagttttaactgctgaaaaaagtgacagaagtcACAGATATGGAAGTGCGGAAGCTCCTACTGTATCAAATCAATACAAGAATAACATAAATCTGGCCACTCTGAGGTAAAATGCCCCCCAATGCTCGCCATGCCGCCGGGCATTCTGATGATGATCAGGcacagaggtcaaaggtcagcagcagcatctcATATCAGACTGCAGGGAAGTTCTGGTCCAcaccgaaccagaaccagaacctccactGACTGCCATATACCTACCAATAGAACCCAGTTCCGGTCGGGttggttctggtcgggtccaGTCGGTTCCAGTCAGTTCTGGTTGGTTCCGTTTCTCTGTCTGATCGtgtttctctgttgtttcttCCTCAGCTCCCCCTCAGCCTCCAGCCGCCCCccaggatgaggaagaggaggaggaaggcagGTCAGAAGGTCAGTGTGTCGGCGGGGCAGGAAGCGGGTCGGAGGCGCCTGGAGGAAAGGAGACTCGGTGGATCCGGGCCTGCTGGCCGATCCGATTCCCCGCCAGCATCGACCCTTTCACCAGTGAGAATCCCGCAGTACCTGCTGCCACCGcctgcttctcctcctcttcattGTGTGCCTCTGTAATCTGTCCCCAGACATCCTGTACGTTCTGTGGATGTTCCTGGTTTCTGCGGCCTGGAACTGGAACGTGTGGCTGATCCCCGTCCGCTGGGCGTTCCCCTACCAGACGCCCCAAAACGCCCCCTACTGGCTGCTGGCTGACTACGCCTGCGACCTCATCTACATCCTGGACATCGCCGTGTTTCAGCCGCGCCTGCAGTTCATCCGTGGAGGAGACATCGTGGTGAGGCAACCTCAGAATAATCTGAGATAATCTGggaataatttgaaaataatcagAGATTATGTGATTACTGTGCAGTTCCATAACGAGCAATGTCTCATTTCTCTGAttcctcattttgttttcttatgacAGTGTGACAAgaaggaaatgagaaagaatTACATGAAAACCAAACGCTTCAAGGTAAACGGATCAGGACTAGAAGGGAAATATTCCGTGGATTTTTCCGTGAATGCTTCCTGACTCCTGATTTGTTTTGCAGTTCGACGTGGCCAGCCTCCTTCCTTTGGAGCTGCTGTACTTTAAGACGGGCATCAACCCTCTGCTGCGGTTACCTCGCCTGCTGAAGGTCAGCTGCTGAACTGAAAAGACGCGGAGATTCTCCTCTTCTCTAAACATTAGAAAGGAAGCTGAGAGGTTTCTGTTGTCTGTCGGCTCCTCTGCAGATCAACTCGTTCTTTGAGTTTAATGAGCGACTGGAGGCCATCCTGACCAAAGCCTACATCTACAGGTCAGCCTCTGGGAAACGCTCTCAGACAGAACAAAGTACCAGCTCATTAGATGCATCTCGCTGCTGTGAAGCAAAACTGGCATCAAAATTTGGTTCATCTacttaataataatgatttattattgATAAAGTTAGGGTCTCTTCACATGAATCGGGGCAACACCCATAAATATCTCTGTCTCTCATCAAGGCAGCAGAAAACTCCTCACAAACACAGTCACTACGTCTGGGACAATGCATGCTGGGAGATGCAGTTTGATGAGTGCGTTAGTAAAATGGAAGGCGGTTCTGTGTTTCAGGGTGATCCGAACCACAACTTATCTTCTCTACTGTCTTCACTGCAACGCCTGCCTCTACCACTGGGCGTCCTCCTACATCGGACTGGGGGCCACGCAGTGGGTCTACAACGGGGTCGGCAACAGGTCGGGGAAGGTCACACTTTGCAACCTAAATGTTGAGCTAGCTCAGAGGTCAACATGTAGTTTGGACTGGAGCTAATCagttagcttgctaactaaatcttttgagctaaatgtttaaataagttggtaaactaaataattagcttcataaatatttattaatatagctaactatttagctccaaattagTTAGCTCttagcaagctaaatacttagttgacattaaatatttaactggcTTGCTaa contains:
- the LOC114137500 gene encoding class E basic helix-loop-helix protein 22-like isoform X1 — protein: MPKNRNQNRKQPDLELTHFLRHPPVPPPHPQPTSPCPSPPTLPNVPSYPRLLPIASPPRPISGLANPAFFIEEDSDGPAEPSLSLRPAVSVEDVDQEGGAAGGGRGGGGAAGGAGGGGDESSSLALDPKLSTLTVPVAPAGGRQSRGDKDGGRKRPTVWTKTRNLQVQSEDDDEEVSIPVRAWPSESSLPSANGM
- the LOC114137500 gene encoding class E basic helix-loop-helix protein 22-like isoform X2: MPKNRNQNRKQPDLELTHFLRHPPVPPPHPQPTSPCPSPPTLPNVPSYPRLLPIASPPRPISGLANPAFFIEEDSDGPAEPSLSLRPAVSVEDVDQEGGAAGGGRGGGGAAGGAGGGGDESSSLALDPKLSTLTVPVAPAGGRQSRGDKDGGRKRPTVWTKTNLQVQSEDDDEEVSIPVRAWPSESSLPSANGM